TCAATGCTTTGTTAAAAGAAAAAGGGAATCTTTTACAAATTATCTTCAAATCGGCTCGTGTTTACGGCCAGGAATACCGGCCTGAAATCGAGCAAATGTCCTCGACGCTTCATCCGGAGCGGGCGTTTGTGCGAAAAAGTCAGTACGCTTTTGGTTGGGACTGGGGGCCGCAATTTGCCACGTGCGGCCTCTGGCGTCCGGTGTACCTGCTGCAGGCGGAGTGCGGCATTAAGGCCATAACCTTTGATGCCCTTGCTTTTTTACCCGAAAGCGTAAAAGTAAAATCGGAGATTTTATTGTGGGGCAATGTGCCGAAGGGAAGTCGGCTGGAGATAAACCTGCAGATTGAAGAAAAGAGCGGCCGGCAAAGGATGTATCGGAAGACCTTAAAGCGAATTTCTAATGAAAACGGTGTGGAATTTGAAGTAGAAAGTCCGGCGCTCTGGTGGCCCAATGGAATGGGAAGGGCGGTATTGCACAAGCTGGAAGTTGCGCTTTTTGACAAAAACGATCAGCTACTGGCCCGGGATGAGAAGAAAGTCGGCATTCGCCAATGTGAATTGGTGACCACGGAATATGGAGAGGCGGTGTTTTATTTTAAAATAAACGAACGGCCGCTTTTTGCGCAGGGCGTTAACTGGATTCCGGCGCATGCCTTTTTGCCGGAAATTAAGAAAGAGACCTATCGCCGCCTGCTGGAAATGGCAGCGCAGGCCAACATGAATATCATACGCGTGTGGGGCGGCGGCATTTATGAGGATGATTATTTTTATCAGTTGTGCGATGAGTTGGGGCTGCTGGTCTGGCAGGATTTTATGTTTGCCTGTTCGGCCTACCCGGAAGACGATGATTTTGTCGCCGAAGTCAAGGCGGAAGTGGAAGAAAATGTCTTCAGGCTGCGCCACCATCCGTCAATTATTCTCTGGAATGGCAACAATGAAAATGAATGGATCTGGCATTTTGAACATCCAGGATTAGTGGAAAAGATGCCGGGATATCGTCTGTTTCATGAATGGATTCCCAACTGGTTGAACCAGTTTGATCCGTTTCGATCATATTGGCCAAGCTCGCCCTGGGGGATGGATGCCGATCCCAATGATACAAATAGCGGCAACCGACACGTGTGGGATATCTGGTCGCGTTGGGTGGATTACACGGAAGTAAAGAACGATCAAAGTTTGTTTGTAACCGAGTTCGGGTTTCAGGCGCCGGCCCATTATCAGACATTGAAAAAAGTTATTCCGCAGGACAGATTTTTAGCGCAAAGCGAAAGTTTTGAATGGCACAATAAACAGGTAGAGGGCAACGAACGCCTGTTTCGTTTTTTAGCCGGTCATCTGCCGGTGGTTACCACAATGGCCGATTTCATTTACCTGACGCAGCTTAATCAGGCCTTTGCCTTACGCGCCTGCCTGGGATACTGGCGTTTAT
This sequence is a window from Caldithrix abyssi DSM 13497. Protein-coding genes within it:
- a CDS encoding glycoside hydrolase family 2 protein, yielding MKNRHFLNKNWKVFLHKERKTHPAFAIPQEGVAATVPGTIHTDLFNAGIIPHPFYDMNEKDLQWIDWNDYRYECRFDLPAGMDLKQNIFLVFEGLDTIADISLNGQKLAETKNMFRSYRFKINALLKEKGNLLQIIFKSARVYGQEYRPEIEQMSSTLHPERAFVRKSQYAFGWDWGPQFATCGLWRPVYLLQAECGIKAITFDALAFLPESVKVKSEILLWGNVPKGSRLEINLQIEEKSGRQRMYRKTLKRISNENGVEFEVESPALWWPNGMGRAVLHKLEVALFDKNDQLLARDEKKVGIRQCELVTTEYGEAVFYFKINERPLFAQGVNWIPAHAFLPEIKKETYRRLLEMAAQANMNIIRVWGGGIYEDDYFYQLCDELGLLVWQDFMFACSAYPEDDDFVAEVKAEVEENVFRLRHHPSIILWNGNNENEWIWHFEHPGLVEKMPGYRLFHEWIPNWLNQFDPFRSYWPSSPWGMDADPNDTNSGNRHVWDIWSRWVDYTEVKNDQSLFVTEFGFQAPAHYQTLKKVIPQDRFLAQSESFEWHNKQVEGNERLFRFLAGHLPVVTTMADFIYLTQLNQAFALRACLGYWRLYQSRTMGAIIWQLNDCWPVTSWSLIDSELRPKLSYYQVRRIFARETVFLRQSENNIELHVLQPHEDQPHEVRVVGLTEDGKAVQELFFKEIEQFYSILPLRLPKESVRSHSVLIATLYDRAGKRIARDILNLKRWKYLNLAFQDSNLRLVAENGLWVECVNSPCFFIEIRHPDKNFLDQGFTLLPGERQQILAEEEFESVLLDEMEIFCLNRYLQ